A genome region from Natranaeroarchaeum sulfidigenes includes the following:
- a CDS encoding ATP-dependent helicase, giving the protein MGWKELIERVGKTTIDSQSVTDGDVLERLDPLVQEWWVREFGEYVDENKGFFTPPQKRAIPLIDDDEHTLICAPTGSGKTLASFTAIIDELFTREREQGLDNSVYCLYVSPLKSLANDIHRNLTVPLDGIAEIERERADTDNASNIRHAIRHGDTKDSERQRMLEETPHILNTTPETLAILLNSPKFREKLRTVEYVVVDEIHALASGKRGTHLSVSLERLEALADGSPTRIGCSATIDPLSTVAEFLVGQAEPGSDSRPYEIVDARFAREFDIQLQSPTADLIHTRRDVIQDRFYRKLHDLIDDHTNTLVFTNTRSGAERVLHNLRERFEGYDEENSGCHHGSLSKDERERIEGALKDGSLEFVSTSTSLELGIDMPHVDLVVQVGSPKSVASLLQRVGRAGHRVGQTVTGRVIALDRDELIECAVMLKTAEEGFVDSVDIPSKPQDVAAQHVYGMAIGEIRPEAEVLHILRRAYPYRDYTDEEFEQLARYLTADYEGLEAKNVYAKIWRDRNDPPEGEHHHEEFPVGLPLIGKRGRLARVIYMTNIGTIPDSFSCDVFTRASDEWVGQLDETYLDTLEPGDVFVLGGSNFEYRYRRGSKVYVDRTSARPTVPSWYSERLPLSYDLGKEVLRFQREIVDKYEEGDAASVRHWLRQFPLDDDSVRAIARIFEHQIRYAGVESVSTDERLAIEVERDHDEYERRFHVHSNYGRQFNDGLSRLLAYRCAQETNANVTVAVADNGFTISMPLNRKVDVQGIIEDTAPENARELLRASLDGTDLLQRYFRINATRSLMILKRYKGYEKSASEQQVSSEMLLGFAQDLDEFAVIEETYREIIEDKLDLDGIEEILDAIQRGDIDVVSQPVNSPTPRAFGLATLSASDVVLAEDESAVLQSFHERVMDEIDDPERAADRVGRTAGAEE; this is encoded by the coding sequence ATGGGCTGGAAAGAGCTGATCGAGCGCGTCGGTAAGACCACTATCGACAGTCAGTCTGTCACCGACGGCGACGTTCTAGAACGACTCGATCCGCTCGTCCAGGAATGGTGGGTGCGGGAGTTCGGCGAGTACGTCGACGAGAACAAGGGCTTTTTTACGCCGCCTCAGAAGCGGGCCATCCCACTGATCGACGACGACGAGCATACGCTGATCTGTGCGCCGACGGGCAGCGGCAAGACGCTCGCCAGCTTCACTGCAATCATCGACGAACTGTTCACCCGAGAACGGGAGCAGGGTCTCGACAATTCGGTCTACTGTCTGTACGTCTCTCCGCTGAAATCCCTCGCGAACGATATCCACCGGAACCTGACCGTCCCACTCGACGGCATCGCCGAGATCGAACGCGAACGGGCAGACACCGACAACGCATCGAATATCCGCCACGCGATTCGTCACGGCGATACGAAAGACAGTGAGCGCCAGCGGATGCTCGAGGAGACGCCACACATCCTCAACACGACGCCCGAAACGCTCGCAATCTTGCTCAACTCTCCGAAATTCCGCGAGAAACTCCGGACAGTGGAGTACGTCGTGGTCGACGAGATCCACGCACTGGCATCGGGAAAGCGCGGCACGCACCTGAGCGTGAGTCTCGAACGGCTCGAAGCACTCGCCGACGGCTCGCCCACTCGTATCGGCTGTTCGGCGACGATCGATCCACTCTCGACCGTTGCGGAGTTCCTCGTCGGACAGGCAGAACCCGGCAGCGACTCCCGGCCGTACGAAATCGTCGACGCGCGGTTTGCCCGCGAGTTCGACATCCAACTGCAGTCACCGACCGCCGACCTGATCCACACCCGGCGTGACGTGATTCAGGACCGATTCTACCGCAAGCTACACGACCTGATCGACGACCACACCAACACGCTCGTTTTTACGAACACCCGATCAGGGGCCGAGCGCGTCCTGCACAACCTCCGCGAGCGTTTCGAGGGGTACGATGAGGAGAACTCCGGCTGTCACCATGGCAGTCTCTCGAAGGACGAACGCGAACGGATCGAAGGGGCTCTCAAAGACGGATCGCTGGAGTTCGTGTCGACCTCGACGAGCCTCGAACTGGGAATCGACATGCCACACGTCGATCTCGTGGTACAGGTCGGGAGTCCGAAGTCCGTTGCCTCGCTGCTCCAGCGCGTCGGACGGGCGGGCCACCGCGTCGGCCAGACCGTCACCGGGCGGGTGATCGCCCTCGATCGCGACGAACTCATCGAGTGTGCGGTCATGCTCAAAACGGCCGAGGAGGGGTTCGTCGACAGTGTCGATATCCCGTCGAAGCCACAGGACGTTGCAGCCCAACACGTCTACGGGATGGCGATCGGGGAGATCCGCCCCGAGGCAGAAGTTCTACACATTCTACGCCGAGCCTACCCCTACAGAGACTACACCGACGAGGAGTTCGAGCAACTCGCTCGCTACCTGACGGCCGACTACGAGGGACTCGAAGCAAAGAACGTCTACGCCAAGATCTGGCGCGACCGTAACGATCCACCGGAGGGCGAACATCACCACGAAGAGTTTCCCGTCGGACTGCCGTTGATCGGAAAACGCGGCCGACTCGCACGCGTTATTTATATGACCAATATCGGGACGATCCCCGACTCGTTTAGCTGTGACGTCTTCACTCGTGCGAGCGACGAGTGGGTCGGACAGCTCGACGAAACGTACCTCGACACCCTCGAACCGGGTGACGTCTTCGTCCTCGGCGGCTCGAACTTCGAGTACCGGTATCGGCGTGGATCGAAAGTCTACGTCGATCGAACGAGCGCCCGGCCGACAGTCCCCTCGTGGTACTCCGAGCGCCTTCCGCTCTCGTACGATCTTGGAAAAGAGGTCCTGCGATTCCAGCGTGAGATCGTCGACAAGTACGAGGAAGGTGACGCGGCCTCCGTCCGTCACTGGCTCCGACAGTTCCCGCTCGACGACGACAGTGTCCGTGCGATCGCACGAATCTTCGAACACCAGATCCGTTATGCGGGCGTCGAGAGCGTCAGCACCGACGAGCGACTGGCGATCGAAGTCGAGCGGGACCACGACGAGTACGAGCGGCGATTTCACGTCCACTCGAACTACGGCCGACAGTTCAACGACGGCCTCTCGCGTTTGCTCGCCTATCGCTGTGCACAGGAGACGAACGCCAACGTGACCGTCGCCGTCGCGGATAACGGTTTTACCATCTCGATGCCACTGAACCGAAAAGTCGACGTACAGGGTATCATAGAAGATACTGCCCCCGAGAACGCCAGGGAACTCTTACGGGCGAGTCTCGACGGGACCGACCTCCTCCAGCGGTATTTTCGGATCAACGCAACGCGTTCGCTGATGATCCTCAAACGGTACAAGGGCTACGAGAAGTCCGCGAGCGAACAGCAGGTATCCAGCGAGATGTTGCTCGGGTTCGCACAGGACCTGGATGAGTTCGCCGTTATCGAGGAAACGTATCGCGAGATTATCGAGGACAAACTCGATCTCGACGGGATCGAGGAGATACTGGATGCGATCCAGCGCGGCGACATCGACGTCGTCAGTCAGCCGGTAAACTCGCCGACACCGCGCGCGTTCGGACTGGCCACGCTGTCCGCCAGTGATGTCGTACTGGCGGAGGACGAAAGCGCCGTCCTGCAGTCGTTCCACGAGCGCGTGATGGACGAAATCGACGACCCGGAGCGAGCAGCTGACCGTGTGGGTAGAACGGCGGGCGCCGAGGAGTAG
- a CDS encoding thioredoxin family protein: protein MSLETMEPTPTWDAEAHAETVDVLEQLDDLTFKIWGADWCKDCRAELPDFAAALDAAGVDEDRIEQYEVDRDKNGPLTEEYEVELIATIVVERDGGEIARFEEEEPVPAAIYLADQLRESELAH from the coding sequence ATGAGTCTCGAAACCATGGAGCCCACGCCGACGTGGGATGCCGAGGCACACGCCGAGACGGTCGACGTCCTCGAACAGTTAGACGATCTGACGTTCAAGATCTGGGGCGCGGACTGGTGCAAGGACTGTCGGGCCGAACTCCCTGACTTCGCGGCCGCGCTCGACGCTGCAGGCGTGGATGAGGATCGGATCGAGCAGTACGAGGTCGACCGGGACAAGAACGGTCCGCTCACCGAGGAGTACGAGGTCGAACTGATCGCGACGATCGTCGTCGAGCGCGACGGCGGGGAGATCGCCCGGTTCGAAGAAGAAGAGCCAGTGCCCGCAGCAATCTATCTCGCCGACCAACTACGGGAGTCAGAACTGGCTCACTGA
- a CDS encoding RAD55 family ATPase — MTGRLDTGIDVLDRKLNGGIPPGSIIAFSASPASQSELLLYQLTAARGSLYLTSQRNDQAVRDAIESTSAPTGSPTVRDISGNEPLDQANRLIRALPEGANLIIDPVDALERREPSRYQNFLNDLQNHMVNTGSIAILHCLSGHSIPDNRDTTKHMADIVFDLTTTVRGTDVENRLSVPKFRGGQALTETIKLEMKDEVAIDTSRDIA; from the coding sequence ATGACGGGGCGGCTGGATACGGGAATCGACGTTCTCGACAGGAAGCTCAACGGAGGTATTCCTCCGGGGAGCATTATCGCCTTTAGTGCCTCCCCAGCTAGTCAGTCGGAACTACTTCTGTACCAGTTGACCGCTGCGCGCGGGTCGCTCTATCTCACGAGCCAGCGAAACGATCAGGCCGTCAGGGATGCCATCGAATCGACCAGCGCCCCGACCGGCAGTCCAACGGTACGAGATATCAGCGGCAACGAACCGCTCGATCAGGCGAACCGACTGATCCGTGCGCTTCCGGAAGGTGCGAATCTCATCATTGATCCGGTCGACGCGCTCGAACGGCGGGAGCCAAGCCGCTATCAGAACTTCCTCAACGACCTGCAAAACCACATGGTGAATACGGGCAGTATCGCGATTCTTCATTGCCTCTCCGGTCATTCCATCCCCGACAACCGGGATACGACAAAACACATGGCCGACATCGTGTTCGATCTGACGACGACAGTGCGAGGTACGGATGTCGAGAACAGGCTCTCGGTTCCGAAGTTCCGGGGCGGGCAAGCCCTCACTGAGACGATCAAACTCGAAATGAAAGACGAGGTTGCGATCGATACGAGCCGGGATATCGCCTGA
- the cyaB gene encoding class IV adenylate cyclase, with translation MYEVELKVRADHETVLQRLDELDADRENHIQQEDTYYDAPHRNFAQTDEALRIRCVSRPGDDSSAERVTYKGPLLEAESKSREEFETRVEDGETMNEILHRLGFSPAATVTKERTEFAFDGYTVTLDAVEGLGEFVEVETETESADIETAREGARAVLDRLGLDSDEQIRTSYLGLLLADE, from the coding sequence ATGTACGAGGTCGAACTGAAAGTCCGTGCTGATCACGAGACGGTCCTACAGCGGCTCGACGAACTGGACGCGGATCGTGAGAATCACATCCAACAGGAAGACACCTACTACGATGCACCCCACCGTAATTTCGCTCAGACCGACGAGGCACTCCGGATTCGGTGTGTCAGTAGGCCGGGAGACGATTCTTCGGCCGAGCGCGTGACCTACAAAGGACCGCTTCTCGAAGCCGAATCCAAGTCACGAGAGGAGTTCGAGACCCGCGTTGAGGACGGGGAGACGATGAACGAGATACTGCACCGACTCGGCTTTTCGCCTGCGGCGACAGTCACAAAGGAACGAACCGAGTTCGCGTTCGACGGGTACACGGTAACGCTGGACGCCGTCGAGGGGCTCGGCGAGTTCGTCGAGGTCGAAACGGAGACCGAGTCGGCAGACATCGAGACGGCGCGTGAGGGCGCGCGGGCGGTCCTCGACCGACTGGGCCTCGATTCCGACGAACAGATCCGGACATCATATCTCGGATTATTGCTTGCCGATGAATAG
- a CDS encoding FKBP-type peptidyl-prolyl cis-trans isomerase → MSDDQEAEPESNDDQSEGLADGDFVRIAYTARTVENGQLVDTTSQEVAEEEGVDDQQQSFEPRVIVLGEGHIFESVEDAIKGGEVGDEGEVVVPAEEAFGERDPDEVRTVSADKIPEDDRYPGAHVDLDGEHGHVEAIIGGRARVDFNHPLAGQDVEYEYEILELVEDRVEKAKGLIGMYVDTDLEMWIETDEEEEEVLVENEDEEDDEDAEPETELQTVEKETLYIEATPQLSMNQQWMFSKQQIAGDVTQKLDLDRIIIQETLGEGAGMMGGMGGMMGGMGGGDIEDALEDADVDADEIVEELENAEE, encoded by the coding sequence ATGAGCGACGATCAAGAGGCAGAACCGGAATCGAACGACGACCAGTCAGAAGGACTTGCGGACGGCGACTTCGTCCGCATCGCCTACACCGCGCGCACCGTCGAGAACGGACAGCTCGTCGACACGACCTCTCAGGAAGTCGCAGAGGAGGAAGGCGTCGACGACCAGCAACAGAGCTTCGAGCCGCGCGTGATCGTTCTGGGCGAGGGCCATATCTTCGAGAGCGTCGAGGACGCGATCAAGGGCGGCGAGGTCGGCGACGAGGGCGAGGTCGTCGTCCCCGCAGAGGAAGCGTTCGGCGAACGCGACCCCGACGAGGTCCGCACGGTCAGCGCCGACAAGATCCCCGAAGACGATCGGTACCCCGGCGCTCACGTCGATCTCGATGGCGAGCACGGCCACGTCGAAGCGATCATCGGCGGTCGTGCTCGCGTCGACTTCAATCACCCACTCGCGGGTCAGGACGTCGAGTACGAGTACGAGATCCTCGAACTCGTCGAGGACCGCGTCGAGAAGGCCAAAGGCCTGATCGGCATGTACGTCGACACCGACCTCGAGATGTGGATCGAGACGGACGAAGAAGAGGAAGAGGTCCTCGTCGAGAACGAGGACGAGGAAGACGACGAGGACGCCGAGCCGGAAACGGAGCTCCAGACTGTCGAAAAGGAGACGCTGTACATCGAGGCGACGCCACAGCTCTCGATGAACCAGCAGTGGATGTTCTCGAAACAGCAGATCGCGGGCGATGTCACCCAGAAACTCGACCTCGATCGTATCATCATCCAAGAGACCCTCGGTGAGGGAGCCGGTATGATGGGCGGTATGGGCGGTATGATGGGCGGTATGGGCGGCGGCGACATCGAGGATGCGCTCGAAGACGCCGACGTCGACGCCGACGAGATCGTCGAAGAGCTCGAAAACGCAGAAGAGTAA
- a CDS encoding methionine adenosyltransferase codes for MTERNIRVEPIDRRAVEDQDVEIVERKGIGHPDSICDGIAEHVAQALAREYIDRVGKVLHYNTDETQLVAGNAAPAFGGGEVLEPIYLLIVGRATKEYEGTKIPAERIALEAAREYLNENIPQLDVGTDIIVDVKLGEGSGDLQEVFGEEGATVPMANDTSFGVGHAPLTETEEIVLNAERSLNGPYAADNPEVGPDVKIMGKREGDEINITVAAAIIDEHIEDLDEYDDAVTRIHDHVVDLATEYTDRDVTVDVNTADNYEDGSIYLTTTGTSAEQGDDGSVGRGNRANGLITPNRSMSMEATSGKNPVNHIGKIYNLLSTEIAESVVDDVDGIRDLRVRLLSQIGRPIDEPHVADVHVVAADGVELDDVEDEITEIVDEQLADVTAITQRVIDGELTTF; via the coding sequence ATGACAGAACGGAACATTCGGGTCGAGCCGATCGACCGCCGTGCAGTCGAGGATCAGGACGTCGAGATCGTGGAACGAAAGGGGATCGGACACCCTGACTCGATCTGTGATGGGATCGCCGAGCACGTCGCGCAGGCGCTTGCACGCGAGTATATCGATCGGGTAGGCAAAGTCCTGCACTACAACACAGACGAGACCCAGCTGGTCGCCGGTAACGCCGCGCCCGCGTTCGGCGGCGGCGAAGTTCTCGAGCCCATCTATCTACTGATCGTCGGCCGTGCGACCAAGGAGTACGAGGGGACGAAGATCCCGGCCGAGCGGATCGCGCTCGAAGCCGCCCGCGAGTATCTCAACGAGAACATCCCCCAGCTAGACGTCGGCACGGACATTATCGTCGACGTCAAACTCGGCGAGGGAAGCGGCGACCTGCAGGAGGTCTTCGGCGAGGAGGGTGCGACCGTTCCGATGGCCAACGACACGAGCTTCGGCGTCGGCCACGCTCCCCTCACCGAAACAGAGGAGATCGTCCTGAACGCCGAGCGGAGCCTCAATGGTCCCTACGCCGCCGACAATCCCGAGGTCGGTCCGGACGTGAAGATCATGGGCAAACGCGAGGGCGACGAGATCAACATTACAGTCGCCGCAGCGATCATCGACGAGCATATCGAGGACCTCGACGAGTACGACGACGCCGTCACGAGAATTCACGATCACGTCGTCGATCTGGCGACCGAGTACACCGACCGCGACGTGACGGTCGACGTCAACACGGCGGACAACTACGAGGACGGCTCCATCTACCTCACCACGACCGGCACGAGCGCGGAGCAGGGTGACGACGGCTCCGTGGGTCGCGGGAACCGCGCAAACGGCCTGATTACGCCGAACCGTTCGATGTCGATGGAAGCGACCAGTGGCAAGAACCCGGTCAACCACATCGGGAAGATCTACAACCTGCTGTCGACAGAGATTGCAGAAAGCGTCGTCGACGACGTCGACGGCATCCGCGATCTGCGCGTGCGACTGCTCAGCCAGATCGGTCGTCCGATCGACGAGCCCCACGTGGCCGACGTGCACGTCGTCGCAGCGGACGGCGTGGAGCTCGACGACGTCGAGGACGAGATCACGGAGATCGTCGACGAGCAGCTTGCAGACGTCACCGCGATCACCCAGCGGGTTATCGACGGCGAGTTGACCACCTTCTAG
- a CDS encoding PLP-dependent cysteine synthase family protein produces the protein MKTSILETIGSPLVEVNAPEGATLAAKIESFNPGGSAKDRPALAMVRAAEDAGAIEPGDTLVEPTSGNTGIGLALVAAARGYDLTLVMPEGKSEERRQIMRAYGADIELVDGDISAARERADELEAAGATQLGQFENPANPNSHYETTGVEILEQVGDREIDAFVAGVGTGGTISGTGRRLREAFPDLEIVAVEPEENAVLSTGESGDDDFQGMGPGFVSENLDTDLLDDVETVSIDAAEAECRRLAREEGIFVGQSSGGTNLVAKRVARRLVEDGVEDPLVVTVYWDSGERYMSTGMFD, from the coding sequence ATGAAGACGAGCATCCTCGAGACGATCGGGTCGCCGCTCGTGGAGGTCAACGCGCCGGAGGGCGCGACGCTTGCGGCGAAGATCGAGTCGTTCAACCCCGGCGGGTCGGCAAAGGACAGGCCCGCACTGGCGATGGTTCGGGCCGCCGAGGACGCCGGTGCGATCGAACCGGGCGACACTCTCGTCGAGCCGACCAGTGGGAACACGGGGATCGGTCTCGCACTGGTCGCCGCCGCGAGGGGCTACGACCTGACGCTCGTGATGCCGGAGGGCAAATCCGAGGAGCGTCGACAGATTATGCGAGCCTACGGCGCTGACATCGAACTCGTCGACGGAGACATCTCCGCGGCGCGCGAGCGTGCCGACGAACTCGAAGCGGCCGGTGCCACCCAGCTAGGACAGTTCGAGAACCCGGCCAATCCCAACTCACACTACGAAACGACCGGCGTGGAGATCCTCGAACAGGTCGGCGACCGTGAGATCGACGCCTTCGTCGCGGGCGTCGGCACCGGCGGGACAATCAGCGGCACGGGACGACGGCTCCGCGAGGCGTTCCCCGACCTGGAGATCGTCGCCGTCGAACCCGAGGAAAACGCCGTGCTTTCCACAGGGGAGTCGGGGGACGACGACTTCCAGGGAATGGGTCCGGGCTTTGTCAGCGAGAACCTCGATACTGACCTGCTCGACGACGTGGAAACAGTCTCGATCGACGCCGCCGAAGCCGAGTGTCGCCGTCTCGCACGTGAGGAAGGGATCTTCGTCGGCCAGTCCAGCGGCGGGACGAACCTCGTGGCGAAACGGGTCGCCAGGCGACTCGTCGAGGACGGCGTCGAGGATCCGCTGGTCGTTACCGTCTACTGGGACAGCGGCGAGCGGTATATGTCGACGGGGATGTTCGATTGA
- a CDS encoding nucleotide-binding protein encodes MIAIAGGKGGCGKTTTTVAIARAIVAGSDSPVIGVEGDWDMPDLRSLAQTAPLRSLPVRSIRVEELRDRCAGPGVTILEAPETATPQGRQQIFERVEEFCGGHPAQTVIDCPAGAGRDAAVPIEVASGILLVSTAEPASLRDTAKTAAMAEQLGSPVIGAVITGADTVPEGAERLLGTSRIIPIPDTRRPLRSPEVRRTYEHVVGQLEISNIG; translated from the coding sequence GTGATCGCCATCGCAGGCGGGAAAGGCGGCTGCGGCAAAACGACGACGACAGTAGCAATAGCGCGAGCAATCGTTGCGGGGAGTGACTCGCCAGTAATCGGCGTCGAGGGGGACTGGGATATGCCAGACCTCCGCTCGCTAGCGCAAACAGCCCCGCTTCGATCGCTACCTGTCCGCTCGATCCGAGTCGAGGAGTTGAGGGACCGATGTGCTGGCCCCGGAGTAACCATCCTCGAAGCACCAGAAACGGCGACGCCACAGGGACGCCAGCAGATCTTTGAGCGGGTCGAGGAGTTCTGTGGAGGTCATCCGGCACAGACAGTGATCGACTGTCCCGCGGGTGCTGGTAGGGACGCCGCAGTTCCCATCGAGGTTGCATCAGGAATTCTGCTGGTCTCGACCGCGGAACCGGCGAGTCTCCGAGATACTGCAAAGACCGCGGCGATGGCCGAACAGCTCGGCTCGCCGGTCATCGGGGCTGTTATTACCGGGGCAGATACCGTCCCCGAGGGGGCGGAACGACTCCTCGGTACCAGCAGGATTATTCCGATTCCAGATACCAGGCGACCGCTACGATCCCCGGAGGTCAGACGGACCTACGAACACGTGGTCGGCCAACTGGAGATCAGTAACATTGGATGA
- a CDS encoding alpha/beta fold hydrolase translates to MIASERVPAANARYATIDESRVHYLEAGVGNDPEEPPIVLLHGSGIDDAALSWKHTIEFLANDCGRRVYAPDWPGYGESDDPKETTTEYYVGVLSDFLDSLSLDTAILVGISMGGSAALGYALDSPERVSRLVIVDSYGLRNAVPGGTGSYLLANTPFANLFGRQFAAATEAGTRLAIGAFVHDPAALDDGFVQEVTERLRQPGAGSAFFSFMREEFRPDGVRTDYSDRLSELRIPTLLVHGAEDPLVPVEWSETAAVSIPDARLAVIDRCGHWPPRERPDAFQDVLAEFI, encoded by the coding sequence ATGATCGCGAGCGAGCGCGTCCCCGCAGCGAACGCCCGATACGCCACCATCGACGAGTCTCGCGTCCACTATCTGGAAGCAGGAGTTGGGAACGACCCGGAGGAGCCGCCGATCGTGCTGCTCCACGGGAGCGGGATCGACGACGCCGCACTCTCGTGGAAACACACAATCGAGTTCCTCGCGAACGACTGCGGACGGCGGGTCTATGCACCCGACTGGCCGGGGTACGGCGAGAGCGACGACCCGAAAGAGACGACGACTGAATACTACGTCGGCGTGCTCTCGGACTTCCTGGACTCGCTGAGCCTCGACACCGCGATACTCGTGGGTATCTCGATGGGTGGGAGCGCCGCGCTGGGCTACGCGCTCGACAGCCCGGAACGGGTCTCACGGCTCGTGATCGTCGACAGCTATGGACTCCGTAATGCAGTCCCCGGCGGAACAGGTTCGTACCTGCTGGCAAACACGCCCTTCGCGAACCTGTTCGGGCGGCAGTTCGCCGCGGCCACCGAAGCGGGGACTCGACTCGCGATCGGTGCGTTCGTCCACGATCCCGCGGCGCTCGACGATGGGTTCGTCCAAGAGGTCACCGAACGACTCCGCCAGCCGGGTGCAGGAAGTGCCTTCTTCTCGTTCATGCGCGAGGAGTTCCGACCCGACGGCGTCCGCACGGACTACTCGGATCGACTCTCGGAACTTCGGATTCCAACGCTGCTCGTACACGGTGCGGAGGATCCGCTCGTCCCGGTCGAGTGGTCGGAGACGGCCGCTGTGTCGATCCCCGACGCAAGACTCGCGGTGATCGATCGATGCGGACACTGGCCGCCGCGGGAGCGTCCTGACGCGTTCCAGGACGTGCTGGCCGAGTTCATATAG
- a CDS encoding PQQ-dependent sugar dehydrogenase — protein sequence MSDDISCRNDPIPDRYGSIDRRTLLQACGAGGVVGLAGCYGPAESPAIEGASVETVVDGLVHPWGMEFLPGDRAVVTERDGALMLVDIEAESADPIDGAPEVSTAGQGGLLDIALHPDYPDSNWLYLTYAGSDENGDTATMVGRGRLDPDAVALAEFERLHAAEPFLDRSNHYGSRVVFGEDGAVYVTTGDRQFKDFGPEHVSQDTTNELGATLRLDPDGSIPEDNPFVDDPDVRDAIFSYGHRNAQGMTIHPDTGDIWQSEHGEEDGDELNIVEGGENYGWPIASYGCEYGSDEPVGDRPDERDDVVEPVYYWECGSGGFPPAGMTFYDGEAFPDWQGDLFVGNLAGQYLGRFTVDGRDVRERDPLLADHGWRIRDVDVHPETGYLYVLVDDGDAPVVRLVPD from the coding sequence ATGTCGGATGACATATCCTGTCGAAATGACCCCATCCCCGATCGGTACGGTTCGATCGACCGCAGGACGCTACTCCAAGCGTGTGGGGCCGGCGGCGTAGTCGGTCTCGCGGGCTGTTACGGCCCTGCCGAATCCCCGGCAATCGAGGGAGCATCGGTCGAGACTGTCGTCGATGGCCTCGTCCATCCCTGGGGGATGGAGTTCCTGCCCGGAGACCGTGCCGTCGTCACGGAGCGCGACGGCGCGCTGATGCTTGTCGACATTGAGGCCGAATCGGCCGACCCGATCGACGGCGCTCCGGAGGTCTCGACGGCGGGACAGGGCGGGCTGCTCGATATCGCCCTTCACCCGGACTATCCGGATTCTAACTGGCTCTATCTTACCTATGCAGGGAGCGACGAGAACGGCGACACAGCGACGATGGTCGGTCGTGGCCGCCTCGATCCCGACGCGGTAGCACTTGCCGAGTTCGAGCGCCTCCACGCCGCCGAGCCGTTCCTCGATAGGAGTAACCACTACGGCTCGCGGGTCGTGTTCGGCGAGGACGGCGCGGTATACGTCACCACCGGCGATCGACAGTTCAAGGATTTCGGCCCGGAGCACGTGTCACAGGATACGACGAACGAACTCGGCGCGACGCTCCGGCTCGATCCGGATGGATCGATTCCGGAGGACAACCCATTCGTCGACGACCCCGACGTTCGGGATGCGATCTTCAGCTACGGCCACCGGAACGCACAGGGCATGACGATCCATCCCGACACTGGCGATATCTGGCAGAGCGAACACGGTGAGGAGGACGGCGACGAACTGAACATCGTCGAGGGCGGCGAAAACTACGGCTGGCCGATCGCGAGCTACGGGTGCGAGTACGGGTCCGACGAGCCGGTGGGGGACCGGCCCGACGAGCGCGACGACGTGGTAGAGCCCGTCTATTACTGGGAGTGTGGCTCCGGCGGCTTCCCGCCCGCGGGAATGACGTTTTATGATGGCGAAGCGTTCCCGGACTGGCAGGGTGACCTGTTCGTCGGTAACCTCGCCGGACAGTATCTCGGCCGGTTCACTGTCGACGGCCGTGATGTGCGGGAACGCGACCCGCTGCTGGCGGATCACGGCTGGCGAATTCGGGATGTCGACGTGCATCCCGAAACCGGCTACCTGTACGTGCTCGTCGACGACGGTGACGCACCGGTCGTTCGGCTGGTGCCGGACTGA
- a CDS encoding DUF5804 family protein — MTRVCLVGSPDVVLKYELLSRETSREALSTYDLSEPFENTVALDTVSVGAAVSLLNDLNWYLVRFVDTVLVREPSISEDEWLSRDLAEAVRSNRISPEETGTYLKLYGVETADGTEADETASDGGAVQTERKPQLVEPLYVRRTDGDHPEYDLRDVEETVVVRVSESEFEL; from the coding sequence GTGACCCGCGTCTGTCTCGTCGGCTCCCCGGACGTCGTCCTCAAGTACGAACTGCTCTCGCGTGAGACGTCCCGGGAAGCCCTCTCGACGTACGACCTCTCGGAACCGTTCGAGAACACCGTCGCGCTCGACACCGTCAGCGTCGGCGCTGCGGTCTCGCTGCTGAACGACCTCAACTGGTATCTCGTCCGCTTCGTCGATACCGTCCTCGTCAGGGAGCCGTCGATCAGCGAGGACGAATGGCTCTCCCGCGATCTCGCCGAGGCCGTCCGGTCGAATCGAATCTCCCCCGAGGAGACGGGTACGTATCTCAAGCTCTACGGCGTCGAAACAGCGGACGGCACAGAGGCTGACGAGACGGCAAGCGACGGCGGCGCGGTCCAGACCGAGCGGAAGCCACAGCTCGTCGAACCGCTCTACGTCCGGCGAACCGACGGTGACCACCCCGAGTACGACCTGCGCGATGTCGAGGAGACCGTCGTCGTCAGAGTGTCGGAGTCGGAGTTCGAGTTGTGA